A window of Rhododendron vialii isolate Sample 1 chromosome 11a, ASM3025357v1 contains these coding sequences:
- the LOC131306874 gene encoding uncharacterized protein LOC131306874: MAELMLKAQKHMNAEEAVYARRTRDGFDPQAGPSQIGEFSLTDKRRKEAKHQKQTRKEDTSKERRDGAAPRFGPIGEIKVIHGGFAGGGESSHARKAHLRKLRTEEYLKVNTIDRPSKIQKKEEIPIIFSEEDLKGIQIPHDDPLVITIVIANYLTRRVLIDSGSSANILYLHAYDQLKVGRKRLRPMASPLFGFAAYNAILGRTTLNKIEAIISTYHLMIKFPTLEGVACIRGDQKAARECYVTSLRGANITMNIESLDTRDEEKLQHGEPVEELIEELLEPRQSGKTGISHKLNVDPTVRPVKQKKRAIAPERNEAAAKEVDKLIQAESIREVLYPDWLANVVMVKNANGKWRMCVDFTDLNKACPKDSFPLPKIDSLADSTAGHELLSFMDAFSGYNQIQMHEGDQEKTSFITDRGLYCYKVMPFGLKNAGATYQRLVNRMFKQQIGPNVEVYVFDMLVQSAKAHNHVDDLEETFQVLKKYRMKLNSTKCAFGISLGKFLSFMVSQRGIEANPEKIQAILAMRSPRNIKEVQKLTGLVAALSRFISRASDKCQTFFKVLKKAFEWTTTKEIAFTQLKEYLVSPPLLSRTQDGENLFLYLAVSPQAVSTVLVREEQGTQLPVYYTSKALRGAELRYPRVEKIDFAMVLANFLAEYTYPEPEELPKEEPKPWVLQVDGSTTKDASGAGLILTSPKGQRLSYALRFEFKTTNNEAEYEALVVGLELASAVGASHVLAKSDSQLVVGQILGEYTVKEEIMQKYVDKVKAQVAKLQSFNIVRILREENDEADYLAKLATAKEDAIPRNTPVRYLELPSIISPDIEVQAINYSDSWTGPIVDYITNGTLPRDKVKARQLKIRAAKYLMMGDVLYRRSFSLPYLRCLTTMESMQAMEEVHQGICGDH, encoded by the exons ATGGCAGAGCTCATGCTCAAAGCTCAGAAGCACATGAACGCAGAAGAGGCTGTCTATGCAAGGCGTACACGTGATGGTTTCGATCCCCAAGCAGGACCATCACAGATTGGCGAATTCTCCCTAACAgacaaaagaaggaaagaagct AAACACCAGAAGCAAACCAGAAAGGAAGACACAAGCAAAGAGCGAAGGGATGGTGCTGCACCCCGGTTCGGCCCCATTGGAGAGATTAAGGTCATCCATGGGGGATTTGCCGGAGGTGGAGAGTCCAGCCATGCAAGAAAGGCCCACCTTAGAAAATTGCGAACGGAGGAATATTTGAAGGTCAACACAATTGACCGCCCAAGTAAGATCcagaaaaaagaggaaataccCATAATTTTCTCAGAAGAAGATCTCAAAGGGATCCAGATCCCCCATGATGACCCTCTGGTCATAACCATTGTCATAGCAAACTACCTCACACGAAGAGTATTGATCGACAGCGGAAGTTCAGCCAATATACTCTACCTTCATGCATATGACCAGTTAAAGGTCGGACGAAAAAGGCTAAGGCCTATGGCGTCACCACTATTTGGATTTGCAG CATATAATGCAATCCTAGGAAGGACGACTTTGAACAAGATTGAGGCAATAATCTCCACTTACCATTTGATGATAAAATTCCCAACATTAGAAGGAGTTGCCTGTATCAGAGGAGATCAGAAAGCAGCACGGGAATGCTACGTTACTTCACTCAGAGGAGCTAACATTACCATGAATATAGAGAGTCTCGACACTCGAGATGAAGAGAAACTCCAACATGGAGAACCCGTGGAAGAGCTTATAGAAGAACTTCTAGAGCCACGACAATCAGGAAAGACA GGCATATCTCACAAGCTGAATGTTGACCCCACTGTACGTCCAGTTAAGCAGAAGAAAAGAGCCATTGCTCCAGAACGAAATGAGGCGGCAGCCAAGGAGGTAGATAAGCTCATTCAAGCGGAGTCCATCCGTGAAGTTCTTTATCCCGACTGGTTGGCCAACGTGGTCATGGTGAAGAATGCTAATGGCAAATGGAGAATGTGTGTAGATTTCACCGACCTCAATAAAGCGTGTCCCAAGGATAGCTTTCCCCTCCCCAAAATTGACTCTTTGGCAGATTCGACTGCTGGACATGAGCTTCTTAGCTTTATGGATGCATTTTCAGGatataatcaaatccaaatgcaCGAAGGAGATCAAGAAAAAACCTCATTTATCACTGATAGGGGATTATATTGCTACAAAGTAATGCCCTTCGGTCTTAAGAATGCAGGGGCGACATACCAGAGGTTGGTCAACAGAATGTTTAAGCAACAAATCGGACCCAATGTAGAAGTATATGTATTTGACATGCTGGTTCAAAGTGCTAAGGCACATAACCATGTTGATGATCTAGAAGAAACCTTCCAGGTTCTCAAAAAATACCGAATGAAGCTCAACTCAACAAAATGTGCTTTTGGAATCTCGTTAGGGAAGTTCTTAAGTTTCATGGTGTCTCAGAGAGGGATCGAGGCAAATCCAGAAAAGATTCAGGCTATACTCGCCATGCGTTCACCGCGGAATATAAAGGAGGTCCAAAAGCTCACAGGACTAGTTGCAGCTTTGAGCAGGTTTATTTCACGAGCAAGTGACAAGTGTCAAACATTCTTTAAGGTTTTGAAAAAGGCCTTTGAATGGACAACCACGAAGGAAATAGCTTTTACCCAACTGAAGGAGTATTTGGTATCACCACCATTGCTGAGTAGGACTCAGGATGGAGAGAATCTATTCCTGTACTTAGCTGTCTCCCCTCAAGCCGTCAGCACGGTTTTGGTTCGGGAAGAGCAGGGAACCCAACTCCCAGTATATTATACCAGCAAGGCACTACGAGGAGCTGAGTTAAGATACCCTAGAGTTGAAAAAATAGACTTTGCAATG GTATTGGCAAATTTCCTTGCAGAATACACATATCCAGAGCCGGAGGAGCTCCCCAAAGAAGAACCCAAACCTTGGGTCCTTCAAGTTGACGGATCAACAACTAAAGATGCAAGCGGAGCAGGCTTAATTCTAACATCCCCGAAAGGACAACGCCTTAGCTACGCGCTTAGGTTTGAGTTCAAAACAACCAACAATGAAGCCGAATACGAAGCCCTAGTGGTTGGATTGGAGCTGGCAAGTGCCGTTGGAGCTAGCCATGTGCTGGCCAAAAGCGATTCACAACTAGTTGTGGGACAAATCCTCGGGGAATACACCGTCAAGGAAGAGATCATGCAAAAGTATGTGGATAAAGTAAAGGCTCAAGTTGCGAAATTGCAAAGCTTCAATATTGTCAGAATCCTAAGGGAGGAAAACGATGAAGCAGATTATTTGGCAAAGCTGGCCACGGCTAAGGAGGACGCTATTCCACGGAATACACCTGTAAGATACTTAGAGTTGCCAAGTATCATCTCCCCAGATATAGAAGTTCAGGCCATCAATTACAGTGACTCATGGACTGGTCCCATTGTTGACTACATAACTAATGGGACACTACCAAGAGATAAGGTCAAAGCAAGGCAGCTCAAGATCAGAGCTGCAAAGTACTTGATGATGGGAGATGTGCTATATAGAAGGAGTTTTTCATTACCTTACCTGAGGTGTCTCACCACAATGGAGTCTATGCAAGCTATGGAAGAGGTCCACCAAGGAATATGTGGGGATCACTAA